The proteins below come from a single Triticum aestivum cultivar Chinese Spring chromosome 5D, IWGSC CS RefSeq v2.1, whole genome shotgun sequence genomic window:
- the LOC123120867 gene encoding uncharacterized protein — protein MVKEKGNEKGKGAGKENGKANGAGKENGKAKGAGKENGKANGKAKAKEKSLNYLIRQDSSLPLPVPRKKSKPKVQIRKEKDFPNAPMGELICSLKKHPPPPPRLPDRTGAGVRAAEAAASGSATGSELPHASTIVVEDEEKEEDDEDEEKEEDDEDEDMDEDKDKEYEEQNLFVVPPLQAGADMSDDDTSDGYKESADELEGHTMSQESLVHVVSSEEEARERKRKKNKRPRANAHVRMSSDVWAHFHKVREPDEKTGEIVLKAVCNYCNDKKYAYKQGVSTSSIGRYHLKCKCYKSKMARDAIQTTLELRRINSTASGPTMHPSIEYDQGIVKELIAKMICVHEYSFRMVEHEWFNILMKCMNPNYKPIGRKAIRAECMIAVFTPMVVVFYSYGCCFYSNGCCFLLICLLFLLVCFLIHSNAIIFDPRYKMGYIEWAFGELYGEGSTRFRTEIKIVEKELAALYDKYVAQASWKWRKFIFLCKHS, from the exons ATGGTGAAGGAGAAGGGGAATGAGAAGGGAAAGGGTGCTGGTAAGGAGAATGGGAAGGCGAATGGTGCTGGTAAGGAGAATGGGAAGGCGAAGGGTGCTGGTAAGGAGAATGGGAAGGCGAATGGGAAGGCAAAGGCAAAGGAAAAGAGTTTGAATTACCTAATTAGGCAAGATTCGTCGCTGCCTCTGCCGGTTCCGAGGAAGAAGAGCAAACCTAAGGTGCAGATTAGGAAGGAGAAAGACTTTCCCAATGCCCCAATGGGAGAGTTGATTTGTAGCTTAAAAAAACACCCTCCACCTCCTCCGCGTCTCCCTGACCGCACCGGTGCCGGCGTGCGTGCCGCGGAAGCCGCTGCCTCCGGCTCCGCAACCGGCTCCGAGCTGCCTCATGCATCTACTATT GTGGTAGAggacgaggagaaggaggaggacgacgaggacgaggagaaggaggaggacgacgaggacgaggacatGGATGAGGACAAGGACAAGGAATATGAGGAGCAGAATCTGTTTGTGGTTCCTCCATTGCAAGCGGGTGCTGATATGTCGGATGATGATACATCAGATGGGTATAAGGAATCAGCTGATGAACTAGAAGGTCACACTATGTCCCAGGAATCACTTGTGCATGTTGTCTCTAGTGAGGAGGAGGCAagagaaaggaaaaggaaaaagaacaAGAGGCCAAGAGCCAATGCTCATGTTAGGATGTCATCCGATGTTTGGGCCCATTTTCACAAGGTCAGGGAGCCAGATGAGAAGACTGGAGAGATTGTGTTGAAGGCTGTTTGTAATTATTGTAACGACAAGAAGTATGCGTATAAGCAAGGTGTTAGCACCTCATCTATTGGAAGGTATCATTTAAAATGTAAGTGTTACAAGTCCAAGATGGCTAGGgatgccatccaaacaactcttgaATTGCGCAGAATCAATAGTACAGCAAGTGGTCCAACAATGCACCCCTCTATTGAGTACGACCAAGGAATCGTCAAGGAGCTTATTGCTAAGATGATATGTGTGCATGAGTATTCATTTAGAATGGTTGAACATGAGTGGTTCAACATTCTAATGAAGTGCATGAATCCAAATTATAAACCCATTGGAAGGAAGGCAATACGAGCCGAGTGCATGATTGCTGTTTTTACTCCAATGGTTGTTGTTTTTTACTCATATGGTTGCTGTTTTTACTCCAATGGTTGCTGTTTTTTACTCATATGCTTGTTGTTTTTACTCGTATGCTTTCTAATTCACTCCAATGCTATCATCTTTGATCCTAGGTACAAGATGGGTTACATAGAGTGGGCCTTTGGAGAACTATATGGAGAAGGAAGTACGAGGTTTAGGACTGAGATCAAAATCGTGGAGAAAGAGTTGGCGGCCTTGTATGACAAATATGTTGCTCAAGCGAGCTGGAAATGGAGAAAGTTCATCTTCCTCTGCAAACATTCCTAG
- the LOC123122547 gene encoding uncharacterized protein isoform X2, which produces MDDAAAVASDKRRREEPPATGTGAASASEKRRRDEPEPQEPPASMDGSEDAGLDLISELPVDLRGVMLSRLPSTKGAARTAILSSRWRDTWRSTPLDLAVDDDLAGQERNRTTAVSEILAAHRGPIRRLTLETIRLGRNRYAKFDGWFRSPVLDGLEELQFYGNGNPPGLLPLRPLPLPPSALRFAPRLRAASIGGCDLPPH; this is translated from the coding sequence ATGGACGATGCGGCGGCGGTCGCATCCGACAAGCGGAGGCGGGAAGAGCctccggcgacggggacgggggcggcttCTGCATCCGAGAAGCGGAGGCGGGACGAGCCGGAACCTCAAGAGCCGCCGGCGAGCATGGATGGCAGCGAGGATGCGGGCCTCGACCTCATCAGCGAGCTCCCCGTCGATCTCCGGGGCGTCATGCTCTCCCGCCTCCCCAGCACCAAGGGCGCCGCGCGGACAGCCATTCTCTCCTCCCGGTGGCGCGACACCTGGCGGTCCAccccgctcgacctcgccgtcgacgACGACCTCGCCGGGCAAGAGCGCAACCGCACCACCGCCGTCTCCGAGATCCTCGCCGCGCACCGCGGCCCCATCCGCCGCCTCACCCTCGAAACCATACGCCTCGGCCGCAACCGCTACGCCAAATTCGACGGCTGGTTCCGATCCCCCGTCCTCGATGGCCTCGAGGAGCTCCAGTTCTACGGCAACGGCAATCCGCCGGGCCTGCTGCCGCTGCGCCCGCTGCCCCTGCCGCCATCCGCGCTCCGCTTCGCTCCCAGGCTGCGCGCCGCCAGCATCGGCGGCTGCGATCTGCCCCCACATTAA
- the LOC123122547 gene encoding F-box/LRR-repeat protein At3g59190 isoform X1 — translation MDRSGVHRRFQPNSRIFWAAASMNDVAASLSKKRRRDDPQSPASRDVSGGDGASLVLDLISSLPDEILGTIISLLPTKDAARTTALSSRWRYLWRSAPLNLAVDYLVGHIWRTASFNRDVDYKPVYRQLSERIAVIVSKILAAHNGPARRLSFGDHHGIRLSRDLCAKFDGWFWSPVLDGLEELDFYLGDNSWWTLPPSVFRFMPTLRVVRLCGCDFHEIKVTPRTSSPSAEGAQALWCRYLGGDPPLPARCLHCAREPSA, via the coding sequence ATGGATCGCTCGGGGGTGCACAGAAGGTTCCAACCTAATTCTCGGATTTTTTGGGCGGCGGCGTCCATGAACGATGTGGCTGCTTCCCTATCCAAGAAGCGGAGGCGGGACGATCCGCAATCTCCGGCGAGCAGGGACGTCAGCGGCGGCGATGGTGCGAGCCTCGTCCTCGAcctcatcagcagcctccctgacgAGATCCTCGGCACCATCATCTCTCTCTTGCCCACCAAGGACGCCGCGCGGACAACCGCACTCTCTTCTCGGTGGCGCTACCTCTGGCGCTCCGCCCCGCTTAACCTCGCGGTCGACTACCTCGTCGGCCATATCTGGCGCACCGCCTCGTTCAACCGCGACGTCGACTACAAACCTGTTTACCGCCAGCTGAGCGAGCGCATCGCCGTCATCGTCTCCAAGATCCTCGCCGCGCACAACGGCCCCGCTCGCCGCCTCTCCTTCGGTGACCACCACGGCATCCGCCTCAGCCGTGACCTCTGCGCCAAGTTCGACGGCTGGTTCTGGTCCCCCGTCCTTGATGGCCTCGAGGAGCTTGATTTCTACTTGGGCGACAATTCGTGGTGGACGCTGCCGCCGTCCGTGTTCCGCTTCATGCCCACGCTGCGCGTGGTCAGACTGTGCGGTTGTGATTTCCACGAGATTAAAGTTACCCCCCGCACTTCATCTCCCTCGGCTGAAGGAGCTCAAGCTCTGTGGTGTCGCTATCTCGGAGGCGACCCTCCACTGCCTGCTCGCTGCCTGCACTGCGCTAGGGAGCCTTCAGCTTGA